From the genome of Corallococcus macrosporus DSM 14697:
GGATGCCGGTCGCTTCAGGACGACCTCGCCCCGGCGAATGGCAGCCGCCACCAGAGGCACGGAGAGGACGGCCTCAGGGACGTCCTCCAGCGTGACGCCCGTGGCCAGGGTGAGGGAGGAGGGCAGGCGCCGGCCGCCACGGCCTGGCTGCACGCCGCAGGCGCATGCGCCGCGCGCCACGCAGTACGACTCATGGGGCAGGAGGAAGGTGGCGAGCCTGCCCACGGCATTGGTGAGGGTGACACTCATGAGGTGCCTCCAGAGAGAGAGTCGGTTTCGAGGTGCGTCCCGGCGACGGCCTTGCCGATGTCGAGGGGCAGGCCCTCGTCCACGTCGAAGCCGCGCACCACCAAGCCCCAGGTGAAGGCGCGCACGTCGTCACGGCTGCCCAGTTGCGTGCGCACCTCGCCGTCCGCGTCCATTTCCCAGCGGACGGTGCCGAGTGAGGCGTCCTCGGCGTCCCTCGGCATGGCCAGCCAGCGGTTGCGGTTGAGGAAGGTGGCCACGGCGGCCATGAGGTTGAAGAGCTCGGCGGTGCGCTCGGAGGCCACCGTGAGGGTGAAGGCCAAATCCACCGTGTACGCGGGGCGCCTGCGCACCAGCTCCGTGCCGGAGGGGCCCTGCACCACGTCCTCATGGAGGACGTTGGTGGAGTAGCGACGACTCTCGCGCAGCGTGGGGCCTGACAGCACCACCGAGGGCAGCGAGGCCATGGCAATGACGTTGAGGCCGTCGGCCACCGTGTCGTCGTAGTCGACGGAGACGCTGGCACTGACGTTGGCCACCACCTGCCGCTTCAACTCACGCAGCAGGGTGCGTACGAGGCGGGTGAGGTCCGCTTCCTTCGCAACGCGCGGGCGCAGGTAGCGGTACGCCCCCGGAAGGACAGCGGCCTCGCCTGGAATGGGGCATCCGTCCGCGGAGAGGTTGAGCACCTCCACGTCGACGGTGCCCACCTCGTGGACCGGCGTCCGCACATCCGCGAAGTGGGTGCCCGCATCTTCACGGA
Proteins encoded in this window:
- a CDS encoding IPT/TIG domain-containing protein encodes the protein MAVPSLTSVTPSSGPTSGGDILRLVGVGFAAHVAVRLGGLRAEVLSIREDAGTHFADVRTPVHEVGTVDVEVLNLSADGCPIPGEAAVLPGAYRYLRPRVAKEADLTRLVRTLLRELKRQVVANVSASVSVDYDDTVADGLNVIAMASLPSVVLSGPTLRESRRYSTNVLHEDVVQGPSGTELVRRRPAYTVDLAFTLTVASERTAELFNLMAAVATFLNRNRWLAMPRDAEDASLGTVRWEMDADGEVRTQLGSRDDVRAFTWGLVVRGFDVDEGLPLDIGKAVAGTHLETDSLSGGTS